In Leptolyngbya sp. SIO1E4, one DNA window encodes the following:
- a CDS encoding FAD-dependent oxidoreductase, translating into MKTDAAVVVIGAGIVGCSTTYHLTKLGWQNIVVVEQGPLFATGGSTSHAPGLVFQTNPSKTMAQLAKYTVELYSQLSTEEGPAYYPVGGVEVAYTEARLQELKRKLGWAKSWGIEGACLLTPADVKAKVPLMDATKVLGGYYVPTDGIAKALRAAEAMANFAKAAGAADFYGDTTVMDIEVVDGQVQSVVTDKGRITTNQVLVCAGIWGPRIGRMVGEIIPLTPVQHQYVKTGPIPELVGETEEVTQPIVRHQDHAMYFRQHGDCWGIGSYQHEPLLVDPDNILPYAEAPVMPSVRPFTEAHFTAAWESTKELFPSLANAELPYKINGMFSFTPDSGSVIGESSKAKGFWVAEAVWVTHGGGVGKVVAELMTTGVPSLDLHEMDIHRFPEVCQSADYILKAGAQQYDEVYDIIHPLDQQTHSRALRVSPFYPRLQELGAQCVFSAGWERPQWFKANIQLLEEYTIPRRQGWEAQNWSPIQGAEHLATRDRVALYDLTPFAKFEVTGPGVVDYLQNLCANNVDKPVGKVVYTAMLDTNGGIMCDLTVSRLGLEKYWVVTGGSVQGHDLAWMRSHLPTDGSVRITDVSSSYCCVGLWGPNAPAVLQAVTQQDVSKAAFGFFTHQQFYIGNIPVLASRVSYVGEAGWEIYAPTESGLKLWDVLWAAGQEHGIIAAGLGAFETLRLEKGFLLWGADIHTEYDPFEAGLGFAVKPNKGNFIGKDALLQRQEYATRKLCFLTLADPTVVVMGKEPVLSAEGKVLGYVTSAGYGYSLGRCVAYAYLPLSYAAPGTSVTVEYFGECLPAVVVETLL; encoded by the coding sequence ATGAAAACTGATGCGGCTGTTGTTGTCATTGGTGCGGGCATTGTCGGCTGTAGCACCACCTATCATCTGACTAAGCTGGGCTGGCAGAATATCGTGGTAGTGGAGCAGGGACCGTTGTTCGCTACAGGCGGTTCCACATCGCACGCGCCAGGGCTGGTATTTCAGACAAACCCTTCTAAGACCATGGCCCAGCTCGCCAAGTACACGGTTGAGCTTTACAGCCAGCTCAGTACAGAGGAGGGGCCAGCGTATTATCCCGTTGGCGGGGTTGAAGTTGCCTACACTGAGGCCCGCCTGCAAGAACTCAAGCGGAAGCTGGGCTGGGCAAAATCTTGGGGAATTGAAGGAGCCTGTCTGCTGACTCCAGCGGACGTGAAGGCCAAGGTTCCTTTGATGGACGCAACAAAGGTTCTCGGCGGGTACTACGTCCCCACGGATGGGATTGCCAAGGCGCTCAGAGCGGCAGAGGCAATGGCCAATTTTGCGAAAGCAGCCGGAGCTGCTGATTTCTATGGCGATACTACCGTCATGGACATTGAGGTGGTGGATGGACAGGTGCAATCTGTTGTGACGGACAAAGGTCGCATCACGACGAACCAGGTGCTGGTGTGTGCAGGCATTTGGGGGCCGCGCATTGGCCGCATGGTGGGGGAAATTATTCCCCTTACCCCTGTGCAGCACCAATATGTGAAAACTGGCCCGATTCCCGAGCTGGTAGGAGAAACAGAAGAGGTCACCCAGCCCATCGTGCGTCACCAGGATCACGCCATGTATTTTCGGCAGCATGGGGACTGCTGGGGCATTGGTTCCTACCAGCATGAACCGCTTTTAGTCGATCCAGACAATATCTTGCCCTATGCCGAGGCTCCCGTGATGCCTTCAGTCAGGCCCTTTACGGAAGCGCATTTCACCGCTGCTTGGGAATCAACTAAAGAGCTGTTTCCATCGCTGGCCAATGCCGAGCTGCCTTACAAAATCAACGGCATGTTTTCCTTTACGCCCGACAGCGGTTCCGTGATTGGAGAATCCTCAAAAGCAAAAGGCTTTTGGGTCGCAGAAGCGGTATGGGTCACCCATGGTGGAGGTGTTGGCAAAGTCGTGGCAGAACTGATGACCACAGGGGTGCCCAGCCTCGATCTGCATGAAATGGATATTCATCGTTTCCCTGAGGTGTGCCAGAGCGCTGATTACATTCTCAAAGCCGGAGCCCAGCAGTACGACGAGGTGTACGACATCATTCACCCGTTGGATCAGCAGACCCACTCGCGAGCGCTGCGGGTGAGTCCGTTTTATCCTCGTTTGCAGGAACTTGGGGCACAGTGTGTCTTCAGCGCAGGATGGGAGCGACCCCAGTGGTTCAAGGCCAATATCCAGCTGCTGGAGGAATACACCATTCCCCGACGACAAGGGTGGGAAGCTCAGAACTGGTCGCCGATTCAAGGGGCGGAGCATTTGGCGACCCGCGATCGCGTTGCCCTCTACGATCTCACCCCCTTTGCTAAATTCGAGGTCACTGGCCCTGGCGTTGTGGACTATCTGCAGAACCTCTGTGCCAACAATGTGGATAAACCCGTCGGCAAAGTTGTTTACACCGCCATGCTGGATACCAACGGCGGCATCATGTGTGACCTCACGGTGAGTCGTCTGGGGCTAGAGAAGTACTGGGTGGTGACAGGCGGTTCGGTACAGGGCCATGACTTAGCCTGGATGCGATCGCACCTGCCCACGGATGGTTCGGTTCGCATTACTGATGTGTCATCCAGCTATTGTTGTGTCGGGCTATGGGGGCCTAACGCGCCAGCGGTATTACAGGCAGTGACGCAGCAGGATGTGTCGAAAGCAGCCTTTGGCTTCTTCACCCATCAGCAGTTCTACATCGGCAATATTCCTGTCTTGGCCTCGCGGGTGTCCTATGTGGGTGAAGCTGGCTGGGAAATTTATGCACCCACTGAGTCGGGCTTGAAGCTGTGGGATGTATTGTGGGCTGCAGGGCAAGAACACGGCATCATCGCGGCTGGCTTGGGAGCCTTTGAAACCCTGCGTCTAGAAAAAGGCTTTTTGCTCTGGGGAGCGGACATTCACACCGAATACGACCCCTTTGAGGCCGGACTGGGGTTTGCAGTAAAGCCCAACAAAGGAAACTTCATTGGTAAGGACGCGCTTTTGCAACGTCAGGAATACGCCACCCGCAAACTCTGCTTTTTGACCCTGGCTGATCCAACAGTGGTAGTGATGGGAAAAGAGCCAGTGCTGTCTGCGGAGGGTAAGGTGCTGGGCTATGTGACCAGCGCTGGCTACGGTTATAGCCTGGGGCGTTGTGTTGCCTATGCCTATTTGCCACTGAGTTATGCTGCCCCTGGAACCTCGGTGACGGTGGAATATTTTGGCGAGTGTCTTCCAGCGGTGGTGGTTGAGACGTTACTGTGA